The Daucus carota subsp. sativus chromosome 2, DH1 v3.0, whole genome shotgun sequence genome includes a window with the following:
- the LOC108208967 gene encoding protein phosphatase 2C 50 encodes MEDISPAVEATLSLSSLSHDDSEISDNADITHVQMLTDSVSLLLDPVSVLPAESFPGKERSFNTLKKTLSGVVESEKIISVSETVLKGDCGWFPSDTVIQQNKDSFADDGSGIKSKQSLALNANSGISLPIAVKIEEIDDGQIVAKVISLEKQSMEGKMSGTADDASSKVFTLKTSVISLQLPKEMITESGDSRNGVQMDYFPLWGSVSICGKRPEMEDTVAAVPQFLKVPTKMLLGDHLTTEMSQNFHPMTTTHFFGVYDGHGGSQVANYCRDHVHITLKEKLKGVMENETEAGTVDTLQVQWEEIFTSCFQKIDDEVGGKVCHTELGENADTSSGHIEPVAPETVGSTAVVALLCSSHIIVANCGDSRAVLYRGKEARALSIDHKPNREDEYARIEASGGKVIQWNGHRVFGVLAMSRSIGDRYLKPWIIPQPEVMIIPRARDDECLVLASDGLWDVMTNEEACEVARRRILLWHKKNGPITNLNRGQGADPAAHAAAEYLSMLALQKGSKDNISVIVVDLKPQRKFKNKS; translated from the exons ATGGAAGATATATCTCCAGCTGTTGAAGCTACACTGAGCTTAAGTAGTTTGAGTCATGATGACTCAGAGATTTCAGACAACGCGGATATAACTCATGTGCAGATGTTGACCGATTCGGTAAGCTTGTTACTGGATCCAGTATCAGTGCTGCCTGCTGAATCTTTTCCTGGTAAGGAAAGAAGTTTTAATACTCTAAAGAAAACCTTGTCGGGAGTAGTAgaaagtgaaaaaataattagtgTATCAGAGACTGTACTAAAAGGAGATTGCGGCTGGTTTCCTTCTGACACAGTGATTCAGCAGAACAAGGACAGTTTTGCAGATGATGGCAGTGGAATTAAAAGCAAGCAATCGCTAGCTCTAAATGCTAATTCAGGTATAAGCCTGCCTATTGCTGTAAAAATTGAGGAGATAGATGATGGTCAGATTGTTGCTAAAGTTATTAGCTtggagaaacaaagtatggaggGGAAGATGTCAGGTACTGCAGATGATGCTAGTTCTAAAGTTTTCACTTTAAAGACATCCGTTATATCTCTTCAGTTGCCCAAAGAAATGATTACTGAGAGTGGAGATAGCAGGAATGGTGTGCAAATGGATTATTTTCCCCTATGGGGTTCTGTCTCTATCTGCGGTAAGAGGCCTGAGATGGAAGATACTGTGGCAGCTGTGCCTCAGTTTCTCAAAGTTCCTACTAAAATGTTACTTGGTGATCATTTGACGACCGAGATGAGTCAAAATTTCCATCCCATGACAACAACTCATTTTTTTGGGGTGTATGATGGTCATGGAGGTTCTCAG GTCGCAAACTACTGCCGTGATCACGTCCATATCACTCTAAAGGAGAAGTTAAAAGGTGTCATGGAAAATGAAACTGAAGCAGGAACGGTGGACACTCTACAAGTACAGTGGGAGGAAATCTTCACCAGCTGCTTTCAAAAGATTGATGATGAAGTTGGAGGTAAAGTGTGTCATACTGAACTTGGAGAAAATGCCGATACTTCTAGTGGTCATATAGAACCTGTGGCCCCAGAAACTGTTGGGTCTACTGCTGTGGTTGCATTATTATGTTCATCCCATATTATAGTTGCAAACTGTGGAGATTCAAGGGCCGTCCTTTATCGTGGAAAAGAAGCCAGGGCTTTGTCAATTGATCATAAA CCAAACCGAGAAGATGAATATGCAAGGATTGAAGCATCTGGGGGCAAGGTTATACAGTGGAATGGACACCGTGTTTTTGGTGTACTTGCAATGTCAAGATCTATTG GTGACAGATATTTGAAACCATGGATTATACCCCAACCAGAAGTTATGATTATACCACGAGCTAGAGATGACGAGTGCCTTGTATTGGCCAGCGACGGTCTGTGGGATGTTATGACAAATGAAGAAGCTTGTGAAGTGGCTAGAAGACGTATCTTGCTCTGGCATAAAAAGAACGGACCcattactaatttaaacagaGGTCAAGGAGCTGATCCTGCTGCTCATGCAGCAGCAGAATACCTCTCAATGCTTGCTCTTCAGAAGGGAAGCAAAGACAACATCTCGGTGATAGTAGTGGACTTAAAACCACAAAGGAAGTTCAAGaacaaatcataa